A DNA window from Desulfobulbaceae bacterium contains the following coding sequences:
- a CDS encoding PEP-CTERM sorting domain-containing protein, whose amino-acid sequence MKNSLNKEISMTTNTRSKKIYRTLATLAVAAVFTSVPMAAEATPTYLDISSYNITVANPTSGNHIFTGNAWQYITVLGGVGTPITETFLLTYNETTDSGTFSIGTLLSGDIEDLDLNETFINTAGAWGAGDMFQFSVINATGTLNSGQLWSGDITIDLGAGNGDGVSNTIVNAPVPEPATISLMLLGGSALVGLRRRRKTHIS is encoded by the coding sequence ATGAAAAATTCACTCAACAAGGAGATATCCATGACCACCAACACCCGATCTAAAAAAATCTACAGAACCCTTGCAACCTTGGCTGTCGCCGCAGTTTTCACCAGTGTGCCGATGGCGGCCGAAGCTACGCCGACTTATTTGGATATTTCCTCATACAATATCACCGTGGCTAACCCGACCTCTGGAAATCATATATTTACTGGTAATGCTTGGCAATATATCACCGTTTTGGGTGGCGTTGGCACCCCTATTACTGAGACATTTCTTTTAACTTATAACGAAACAACCGATAGTGGAACTTTTTCAATCGGAACCCTATTGTCTGGTGACATCGAAGACCTCGACCTCAACGAAACATTCATCAATACTGCAGGCGCATGGGGAGCTGGGGATATGTTTCAATTCTCAGTCATCAATGCCACTGGCACTCTTAATAGCGGGCAACTATGGTCCGGTGACATCACCATTGATCTGGGTGCTGGAAACGGCGATGGCGTCTCTAACACAATCGTCAATGCCCCGGTTCCGGAACCGGCCACCATATCCCTAATGCTCCTCGGCGGAAGCGCTTTAGTTGGTCTTCGCCGCCGTCGCAAAACTCACATCTCCTGA
- a CDS encoding response regulator, whose protein sequence is MPDSNIKVLVVDDFATMRRIVKNILTQLGYKNIIEADDGTTAMNILKQEKIDMIISDWNMPKMTGLELLKNVRANPEWTKIPFIMVTAEAQQDNIILAVKAKVSQYIVKPFTADTLGEKINKVLS, encoded by the coding sequence ATGCCTGATAGCAACATTAAAGTACTAGTCGTTGATGACTTTGCCACTATGCGGAGGATTGTAAAAAATATCCTTACCCAACTTGGCTACAAAAATATCATCGAAGCTGACGACGGCACCACAGCCATGAATATCCTCAAACAAGAAAAGATCGATATGATCATTTCTGACTGGAACATGCCCAAAATGACCGGACTTGAACTCTTAAAAAATGTTCGGGCCAACCCCGAATGGACAAAGATCCCCTTCATCATGGTCACCGCCGAAGCCCAACAGGACAACATCATCCTGGCCGTAAAGGCCAAGGTCAGCCAGTATATCGTCAAGCCGTTCACCGCCGACACCTTAGGTGAAAAAATCAATAAAGTCTTAAGCTGA